TATGTTTATATGCGTTACAGCATGTCATATTTCATtaccaaatatatgaaaaagttcAAATTAATTGGCACCAAAATATGCCACCCCGACATATTGATGACTCTGAGCTAAAAGAAACTGAGAACCAGCCAACACAGGAAAACTTCACCTCGCCGGCAACTGCTCCCGTTTTGTAAAGAGAAATTTACATCTTTAAAGGAAATTTCCATGAGTAAACGTATCTGTATCAGACAGACAGCTGCCTGGAGACAGCTTTCATCACCTGAGAGCCTTACAAAGCAACCTTTATTCATCATACATTTTGACCCTTCCATAATTTGTCTCCACCACGCCCCAAAAGGCCCACGCCCTTCTTTCAGTCTCCCATTTTTGTGGCCCTCCAGTGCATGGGTATGTGAAAAGAGTTTTtctccccgtctctactaaaaagtacaaaaaactagccgggcgaggtggagggcgtctgtagtcccagctactcggggagactgaggcaggagaatggcataaacccgggaggcggagcttgcagtgagctgagatccggccactgcactccagcctgggcgacagagcgagactccgtctcaaaaaaaaaaaaaaaaaaaaaaaaaagagtttttctcctgttaattgTCTTACGACAATTTAATCTGTCAGCTAAAGAACCTAGAAGGATAGAAGGAAGCCATATTTCCCTCCTTTACATTTGAATCTTCTTGACACCACACTCTCCCGGGTCATCTGGACCCTCCTTGAACTGGAGCCAGGGGAGCGCAGGGCCTCCCAAGTCAGGGCCCGAATTCCGCGTGGTGCCGAGCGGAATTGGTGGTGGTGGCTCCCTGGATGCCCACCCAGGACcccggtaaaaaaaaaaaaaaaaaaaaaaaaaaaatccctccaaCCTGGAGAGAACAATTCCGCCTTTGTTCTACCTGGCATCGCCGTGGCCAGTCCCCGCCgcccattctctcttcttcccgGCCTCGCCACTGCAGGACCCGTGTCCTCGTCCCTTCTCCATAGCAGAGGATGAAAagaacggggtttctccacgtcaCAGTGGCCCAGGGAACTCGGGTGGATCGTGGGGGCAGCGTGCTGGGCTGAACTTGCCTGTTCGGTCCACAAATGCTTGACTCCCCCAAAAGAGGCGACGCCCACACCAAAGCGGGGGCGAGGAGCGCAAACCGTTGCCGCCTCCCCGGGTCCAGGCCTCAGCCCACCTGCGCCGCGGCCTCCAGGGCCCCTCCGTGGCCGGGCGGGCCTCGCTCCCCACCCAGTGAGGACTAGAAGTCCCGTCGCAAACACCACGTTCCTCACAGGCCCGCAGCCCTGCCTGCTCCTGGGGGCTTGGAAGACCCGGCCCAGCGCCCACCACGGCGCCCGGCGCCCCTGTTCCCAATTTGTCCCTAATTTTGAAGACGGGCGACGCGCGGACTGCGGCTCAGACAGCGGCTAGAGACTCACAAGGACTCCAGGTGCTtgagctgctgcagctgctgcgcGCCGTGCCACCGCCGCTTCTGCTCCCGGGCCCGCTGCAGCTCCTGATCCGGCGGCTCCCGCGGCCGCCACGCGCCCCCCGCCCCCTCATCCTCGCGCCCCGGCTGGGACGACATCGCGGCACCCGCGGCGCGGCTCTGGCTGCGACCAAAAGGGCACTTCCCCCGCGCGGCGCCCcttcccgcccccgccccgcgaCTCGCCCGGGAGGGGACCCGAAGTCCCGGCCTCGGCCGCCAAATCCTCGCTTCCCAGCGGCCGGCCCCAAGTCAGTGCGCagagccacagagcccagccgCTAGCCCCCTGCTGCCGGTGGGCGGGGAGCGCCCCCTAGCGGCGGCTGGAGCCGAGGCGGGGCGGAGCCCTGGGTGGGAGCCTGGGGGAGCTTCCCGGAGCCTCAGGGTTCCCGCCCGGGCCACACCCACCTCCCTGCCCCTTTGAGGTCTCCGACCGGGGCAAGGGGTCTTGTGCA
The nucleotide sequence above comes from Macaca nemestrina isolate mMacNem1 chromosome 4, mMacNem.hap1, whole genome shotgun sequence. Encoded proteins:
- the LOC105475854 gene encoding uncharacterized protein, producing MSSQPGREDEGAGGAWRPREPPDQELQRPLSEPQSARRPSSKLGTNWEQGRRAPWWALGRVFQAPRSRQGCGPVRNVVFATGLLVLTGWGARPARPRRGPGGRGAGGLRPGPGEAATVCAPRPRFGVGVASFGGVKHLWTEQASSAQHAAPTIHPSSLGHCDVEKPRSFHPLLWRRDEDTGPAVARPGRRENGRRGLATAMPVMKNLLLGLSRKMRLSQKIAYQVYQAMNMPGNFWLMRQLKDFGCHWGKKSELCSAHEDFMYDIIQDNKQYEKDVRIRQLKQLLEDSTSDEDGSSSSSSEDKEKHKKKKRKEKHKKRKKEKKKKKKRKHKSSKSNESSDSE